Below is a window of Bacteroidales bacterium DNA.
GTCAAGATTAGCGAAATCCTTTGGGGATTCCTCTGAATATGGAAAGGCACAGCGAGAGATAGCACTTTCATTTTATCTCGTCCAAAAAATGGATAGTTCAATGATTTACTACACCAAGGCCTTAAATATTAGTAGTTCATTAAAGGATTCATTAGAAATATTAAATGCTTTACAAGGGATCGGGGATGTTAATTTCGAGATAGGTAAGTACGATCAGGCAAAATACTATTTCAACAGGCAGCTTATCATTGCTGAACAAATTAAAAATGTTGACGGAATTGTAACTTCATTAGTTAAAATATCAAGATGCTATTACGTTTCTGGGGATTATCCCACATCATCTACCTATCTGAACAGGGCATTAGCAATAGCAAAGAGTAAAAATCTAACCTCAACCGCTGCTGATGTTTACAAATACTTGTCGCTAATAAGCGAGTCGGAAGGTCGATATAGAGATGCACTAGCATTCTATAAGTCGTGGGCTGATATTCGTGATTCAATATATAACGAGGAGGGCGGCGAGAAATTGGCAAAACTTCAGATTTTGTATGACATTAGCCAGAAAGAACGGGAGAATGAGATTCTAAGACAAGGAAGTGAAATCCAAAAGTTGCAAATTTCCAAAAACCGATATCAGAGTATTATCCTAATTTCTGTGGCAGTTACGCTATTTGTACTTATCATTTTTCTTGCCTTTTTATACCAATCAAAGCACAAGGAGGTGCGAAAACAAAAGGAGGCCGAGCAGAGGATCGTTGAAATAAACAAGGAACTTGAGCGGCGAATGATTTTGGAAATCAAAAAGCAGGAGAAACAGCAGCAACTACTTTCTCAAAAATCGAAACTTGAATCGCTTGGTACACTTGCTGCAGGTATTGCCCATGAAATAAATCAGCCATTGGGTGGAATATCCATGGGACTTGATAATATCTTGTTGAAAATTAATGATAAAAACTATACCGATTCATATCTAAAGGAAAAGATCTCTAGCCTGTTTAATAATGTCGATAGAATAAAAAGGATAATTGATCACATAAGAATATTTTCCCGAACTCAGAAACCAAATGCACTTGAACGGGTTGATGTTAACGAGGTTATTTCAAGTGCTTTGCTTATGGTTAATGCTCAGTATCAGACTCACAATGTCATTATAGAAACCAAACTATCAAAGGGTGAATGCACAATAATTGGTGATAAGTTTAAACTTGAACAGGTTGTACTTAACCTTCTATCAAATGCTAAACATGCTGCTGATGAGAAGGATAGGCAGCA
It encodes the following:
- a CDS encoding tetratricopeptide repeat protein, whose product is MNLLFPHRLVLMVAAMLLSIFVVGQNSLDSLEASANRAVGEEKLDLLLQLSENYLKINPDRTLDFGLQVLVQAKKLGKPLQEAQALWIMGKANFKIANLENALRYYNRALGQFEKFNMREEQVNILIGLSEVYENAPNPEMALVFLDRAYSLAVQLKDNNLQTTVLMNLGQTHIKKGSYRNAIVQYNRILQIVGDVNLTDEKKTIKTSCYGKIGLSYKNLGEFQQSREAYEKASRLAKSFGDSSEYGKAQREIALSFYLVQKMDSSMIYYTKALNISSSLKDSLEILNALQGIGDVNFEIGKYDQAKYYFNRQLIIAEQIKNVDGIVTSLVKISRCYYVSGDYPTSSTYLNRALAIAKSKNLTSTAADVYKYLSLISESEGRYRDALAFYKSWADIRDSIYNEEGGEKLAKLQILYDISQKERENEILRQGSEIQKLQISKNRYQSIILISVAVTLFVLIIFLAFLYQSKHKEVRKQKEAEQRIVEINKELERRMILEIKKQEKQQQLLSQKSKLESLGTLAAGIAHEINQPLGGISMGLDNILLKINDKNYTDSYLKEKISSLFNNVDRIKRIIDHIRIFSRTQKPNALERVDVNEVISSALLMVNAQYQTHNVIIETKLSKGECTIIGDKFKLEQVVLNLLSNAKHAADEKDRQHCDENYQKRIVVKSWISDQNVCFSVWDNGIGIHPDILEKIYDPFFTTKNEEKGTGLGLSIAYGFIKDILGEIRVESNIGEFTNFEIIIPKQ